Proteins encoded within one genomic window of Flavobacterium sp. NG2:
- a CDS encoding ParB/RepB/Spo0J family partition protein yields the protein MAKAIKKQALGRGLSALLKDPENDIKSANDKNADKVVGNIIELEIDAIEINPFQPRSNFNEEALKELAVSIKELGVIQPITVRKLDFNKYQLISGERRLRASTLVGLSTIPAYIRIADDNESLVMALVENIQRHDLDPIEIALSYQRLIDEIQLTQEQMSDRVGKKRSTIANYLRLLKLDPIIQTGIRDGFISMGHGRAIINIEDLDVQTDIYQKIVSQNLSVRDTETLVKNYHESLKPKPATKAKASSFEINEEQKRAFTNYFGNLVDVKVAGNGKGKITIPFKSEEDFKRIVELIKG from the coding sequence ATGGCAAAAGCAATAAAAAAACAAGCCTTAGGAAGAGGTTTATCTGCCCTACTCAAAGATCCTGAAAACGATATTAAATCGGCAAATGACAAAAATGCTGACAAAGTCGTTGGAAATATCATTGAGTTAGAAATTGATGCTATTGAAATAAATCCGTTTCAACCCAGAAGCAATTTCAACGAAGAAGCTTTAAAAGAACTTGCAGTATCGATAAAAGAACTTGGGGTTATCCAACCGATTACCGTTCGTAAATTAGATTTTAATAAATACCAATTAATCTCTGGAGAAAGACGTCTTCGTGCTTCGACACTTGTGGGATTATCTACTATTCCCGCTTACATCCGTATTGCTGATGATAATGAATCATTAGTAATGGCATTGGTAGAGAATATTCAGCGTCACGATTTAGATCCAATTGAGATTGCACTTTCATACCAACGTTTGATTGATGAAATCCAGTTGACGCAAGAACAAATGAGTGATCGAGTAGGAAAAAAACGTTCTACAATTGCAAACTATTTAAGACTTTTGAAACTAGATCCAATTATCCAAACCGGAATAAGAGATGGATTTATTAGCATGGGTCATGGTCGTGCCATCATCAATATTGAAGACTTAGACGTTCAAACGGATATCTACCAAAAAATTGTAAGCCAAAATCTTTCGGTACGCGACACAGAAACTTTGGTAAAAAATTATCATGAAAGCTTAAAACCAAAACCAGCAACCAAAGCCAAAGCTTCCTCTTTTGAAATAAACGAAGAACAAAAACGAGCGTTTACCAACTACTTTGGCAATCTAGTTGACGTAAAAGTGGCGGGCAATGGAAAAGGAAAAATAACAATTCCATTTAAATCAGAAGAAGATTTTAAACGAATTGTGGAATTAATTAAAGGATAG
- a CDS encoding AAA family ATPase: MGKIIAIANQKGGVGKTTTSVNLAASLGVLEKKVLLIDADPQANASSGLGIDVETVEIGTYQILEHSHIPSEAIISCTAPNVDVIPAHIDLVAIEIELVDKENREYMLKKALEDIKDNYDYIIIDCAPSLGLLTLNALTAADSVIIPIQCEYFALEGLGKLLNTIKSIQKIHNPDLDIEGLLLTMYDSRLRLSNQVVEEVQKHFNDMVFETIIQRNVKLSEAPSFGESIINYDATSKGATNYLHLAEEVIKKNSN, from the coding sequence ATGGGCAAAATCATTGCGATTGCTAATCAAAAAGGAGGCGTTGGAAAAACTACAACATCAGTAAACCTTGCAGCATCCTTAGGCGTTTTAGAGAAAAAAGTTTTATTAATTGATGCTGACCCTCAAGCTAATGCTAGTTCTGGGTTAGGAATTGATGTCGAAACTGTAGAAATTGGTACTTACCAAATTCTTGAACACAGTCACATCCCATCCGAAGCTATCATTAGTTGTACTGCTCCTAATGTGGATGTAATTCCTGCACATATTGACCTTGTTGCCATCGAAATCGAATTGGTAGACAAAGAAAACAGAGAATATATGCTTAAAAAAGCATTAGAAGACATCAAAGACAACTATGATTACATCATTATTGACTGTGCTCCTTCTCTAGGGCTTTTAACATTGAATGCACTAACAGCTGCAGATTCAGTGATTATCCCTATTCAGTGCGAATATTTTGCTTTAGAAGGACTAGGTAAATTATTGAATACAATTAAAAGTATCCAAAAAATACACAATCCTGACTTAGATATCGAAGGTTTATTACTAACGATGTACGATTCAAGATTAAGATTATCTAACCAAGTTGTCGAAGAAGTTCAAAAACACTTTAACGACATGGTTTTTGAAACAATTATTCAACGAAATGTAAAGTTGAGCGAAGCACCAAGTTTTGGTGAAAGCATTATCAACTATGACGCAACAAGTAAAGGTGCTACTAATTATTTACACCTTGCCGAAGAAGTAATTAAGAAAAATAGCAACTAA
- a CDS encoding adenine phosphoribosyltransferase, with amino-acid sequence MAIKNYIRDIQDFPKEGILFKDITPLLLDPKATKECLRILVDSLEGQQIDKVVGAESRGFLFGMLLAQELNAGFVPVRKPNKLPADTISVSYDLEYGTDTLEIHKDAIQKGDKVLIHDDVLATGGTAKAVCELVEKLGGEIVQLNFLMEISFLNGKEKFEGKKVFSALSY; translated from the coding sequence ATGGCAATTAAGAATTATATACGTGATATTCAGGATTTTCCAAAAGAAGGAATACTGTTTAAAGACATCACTCCATTGTTGTTAGATCCAAAAGCGACTAAAGAATGCTTGCGAATTTTAGTAGATTCACTAGAAGGGCAACAGATAGATAAGGTAGTAGGAGCCGAAAGCCGTGGTTTTTTATTCGGAATGTTGTTAGCCCAAGAATTGAATGCAGGTTTTGTCCCTGTACGAAAACCAAATAAATTGCCTGCTGATACAATTTCGGTTTCTTATGATTTGGAATATGGCACAGATACTTTAGAAATTCACAAAGACGCTATTCAAAAAGGCGATAAGGTATTGATACACGACGATGTTTTGGCAACAGGAGGAACAGCAAAAGCAGTATGTGAATTGGTAGAAAAATTGGGAGGCGAAATTGTGCAACTCAATTTCTTAATGGAAATAAGCTTTCTTAATGGAAAAGAAAAGTTTGAAGGTAAAAAGGTATTCTCAGCGTTGAGTTATTAA
- a CDS encoding SsrA-binding protein has translation MFPILAKINKIILPSFSKQKLDLAKAKKWQLAIIAYRYYITTRALD, from the coding sequence ATGTTTCCAATATTAGCCAAAATAAACAAAATCATCCTTCCTAGCTTTAGCAAGCAAAAGTTGGATTTGGCCAAAGCCAAAAAATGGCAGTTGGCAATTATTGCGTATCGCTATTACATCACTACTCGAGCATTAGATTAA
- a CDS encoding TatD family hydrolase, translating to MNYFNLHTHTFTNQLEVLELVNQYPQEFDSSLTSYSIGIHPLFIDQGRLESDFQILEKMVSLPECLAIGECGLDKRSETSFEQQLEVLERQLLIAEKHQKPVVIHCVLAFQELVQLKAKLQITTPIIIHGFSKKEQLAKQLIDNGFYLSFGKNLLKNPDLKTVFLSTPNTKYFLETDMIDEGIQEVYALAAKYKEVTVTEIQNQVNHNFQTVFKRS from the coding sequence ATGAATTATTTTAATTTACATACCCATACTTTTACGAATCAACTTGAGGTTTTAGAGCTAGTAAATCAATATCCTCAGGAATTTGATTCAAGTTTGACATCGTATTCGATTGGAATTCATCCTTTGTTTATTGATCAAGGGCGATTAGAAAGTGATTTTCAAATTCTAGAAAAGATGGTATCCTTGCCTGAATGTTTGGCAATAGGAGAATGTGGATTAGATAAACGTAGTGAAACATCTTTTGAACAGCAATTGGAGGTACTTGAGAGGCAATTACTGATAGCCGAAAAACATCAGAAACCTGTTGTTATACATTGTGTATTGGCTTTTCAGGAATTGGTTCAGTTAAAAGCAAAATTACAAATCACTACTCCAATAATAATTCATGGGTTTTCCAAAAAAGAACAGTTAGCCAAACAACTTATAGATAATGGATTTTATCTGTCATTTGGTAAAAATTTATTGAAAAATCCTGATTTAAAAACGGTGTTTTTAAGTACTCCAAATACTAAATATTTCCTTGAAACGGATATGATTGATGAAGGGATACAGGAAGTGTATGCTTTGGCAGCAAAATATAAAGAAGTTACTGTAACTGAAATACAAAATCAAGTGAATCATAATTTTCAAACCGTTTTCAAGCGAAGTTAA
- a CDS encoding tRNA threonylcarbamoyladenosine dehydratase: protein MAEWTERAELLFEKEGLEKLQKAHVLVVGLGGVGSFAAEFLARAGVGSMTIVDGDVVDITNINRQLPALHSTVGQPKIDIVGNRLMDINPELNLIRIKEFLSPDRAYELVSKEYDYVLDCIDSVTPKLNLIMAARRKKVRVISSMGAGGKMDASKVKVADISKTENCHLAKTIRKRLKKEKINKVKVVFSTEIQKESSLRMTDGSNFKKSFYGTNSYMPGLFGLYAAETVIRFLLK, encoded by the coding sequence ATGGCAGAGTGGACCGAAAGAGCGGAGCTTTTATTTGAAAAGGAAGGATTAGAAAAATTACAAAAAGCCCATGTATTAGTGGTTGGGCTAGGAGGTGTAGGTTCCTTTGCTGCGGAGTTTTTGGCTAGAGCCGGTGTAGGGAGTATGACTATTGTAGATGGTGATGTTGTAGATATTACAAATATTAACCGCCAACTTCCAGCGTTACACTCAACTGTAGGACAGCCTAAAATTGATATTGTTGGAAATCGATTGATGGATATTAATCCAGAATTAAATCTAATACGCATCAAAGAATTTCTCTCTCCTGATAGAGCTTATGAATTAGTTTCTAAGGAGTACGATTATGTTTTGGATTGTATTGATAGTGTTACTCCGAAGCTTAATTTAATCATGGCTGCTAGACGCAAAAAAGTAAGAGTTATTTCGAGTATGGGAGCTGGAGGTAAAATGGATGCTTCAAAAGTTAAGGTTGCCGATATCAGTAAAACTGAAAATTGTCATTTGGCAAAAACCATTCGAAAAAGATTAAAAAAAGAGAAAATAAATAAAGTAAAAGTAGTTTTTTCGACTGAAATTCAAAAAGAATCGAGTCTACGAATGACTGATGGTTCTAATTTTAAAAAATCATTTTATGGAACTAATAGTTATATGCCAGGTTTATTTGGTTTATACGCTGCTGAAACCGTAATCCGATTTTTACTTAAATAA
- a CDS encoding HAD family hydrolase, whose amino-acid sequence MIKTVIFDMDGVIVDTEPVHRYAYFQHYKELGIDVTEELYTTFTGLSTRNTYQKLKDRFALNGEVEDYILRKRALFNDAFDTKEDLQLLDGVENLIKDFHQNGMQLILASSASKVTIERVFTRFNLHPYFTHIVSGEDFPQSKPDPAIFLHAASLSVAPKENCIVIEDSTNGVKAAKAAGIYCVGYNSIHSKDQNLELADKIISHFDELNFTAVAEF is encoded by the coding sequence ATGATAAAAACAGTAATTTTTGATATGGACGGCGTAATTGTAGATACAGAACCTGTACACCGTTATGCTTATTTTCAACATTATAAAGAACTTGGAATTGATGTGACAGAGGAACTGTACACTACTTTTACAGGACTGTCGACTCGTAACACCTATCAGAAATTAAAAGATAGATTTGCTTTGAATGGGGAAGTAGAGGATTATATTTTGAGAAAAAGAGCTTTGTTTAATGATGCTTTCGATACCAAAGAAGATTTACAATTGTTAGATGGAGTCGAAAATTTAATTAAGGATTTTCATCAAAACGGAATGCAATTAATTTTGGCTTCTTCGGCTTCCAAAGTCACAATAGAACGCGTTTTTACTCGTTTTAATTTGCATCCTTATTTTACTCACATTGTTAGTGGTGAAGATTTTCCACAATCAAAACCAGATCCGGCCATTTTTTTACACGCTGCTTCATTGTCGGTTGCGCCAAAAGAAAATTGTATCGTAATTGAGGATAGTACAAATGGAGTTAAAGCAGCAAAAGCAGCTGGAATCTATTGTGTTGGTTATAATAGCATACATTCTAAAGATCAAAATTTAGAATTAGCAGATAAAATCATTAGTCATTTTGACGAATTGAATTTTACCGCTGTAGCAGAATTTTAA
- a CDS encoding DUF2911 domain-containing protein, giving the protein MKNIVIIIALVFSQLAVEAQVRIPQQSPKATINQTVGLTEVEIVYSRPSARDRIVYGNLVPFGKLWRTGANENTLISFSDDVVIAGKTLKKGKYALFTIPNIQNWELIFYKTTDNWGTPKVFDEANVALRTNAKEIAVPNAVETFTIGINGLDSNGANLEISWEHSMVSLRFEVPTHKSTMASIEKVLSGPKGADYYAAAQYFYQSNGDSIKAADYIEKALELTPEKPFFYLRLKSLIQARNGDKKGAIETAKLSMNAAEIAGNQDYVKLNKDSINEWSR; this is encoded by the coding sequence ATGAAAAATATAGTAATTATAATTGCACTAGTATTTTCACAACTAGCTGTTGAAGCACAAGTTAGAATTCCACAACAAAGTCCAAAGGCTACAATCAACCAAACAGTAGGATTAACAGAGGTTGAAATTGTTTATTCAAGGCCCTCTGCTCGCGATAGAATTGTATATGGAAATTTGGTTCCTTTTGGGAAATTATGGAGAACTGGAGCCAATGAAAATACCTTAATTTCATTTAGTGATGATGTTGTAATTGCTGGTAAAACCTTGAAAAAAGGGAAGTACGCTTTATTTACAATTCCAAATATTCAGAACTGGGAGTTAATCTTTTACAAAACCACAGACAATTGGGGAACTCCAAAAGTTTTTGATGAAGCTAATGTAGCTTTGCGAACAAATGCAAAGGAAATAGCTGTACCAAATGCTGTCGAAACTTTTACAATTGGGATTAATGGATTAGATTCTAATGGTGCTAATCTTGAAATTTCTTGGGAACATTCAATGGTTTCTTTACGATTTGAAGTTCCTACACATAAAAGCACGATGGCAAGTATCGAAAAAGTACTTTCAGGGCCTAAAGGAGCTGATTATTATGCAGCAGCGCAATATTTTTATCAATCTAACGGCGACAGTATTAAAGCAGCAGACTATATTGAAAAGGCGTTAGAGCTAACTCCTGAGAAACCGTTCTTTTACTTGCGCTTAAAATCATTGATTCAGGCTAGAAATGGCGACAAAAAAGGTGCTATTGAAACAGCTAAATTGTCAATGAATGCTGCTGAAATTGCAGGAAATCAAGATTACGTGAAATTAAATAAAGATAGTATTAATGAATGGAGTAGATAA
- a CDS encoding sodium:solute symporter has translation MQLFDWIILIVTLLFIVIYGAWKTKGSKNVQDFILGGNETPWHTVGLSVMATQASAITFLSTPGQAYHDGMGFLQFYFGLPIAMIVISLTFIPIYHKYKVYTAYEYLEKRFDLKTRSLAALLFLFQRGLGTGLTIYAPAIILSALLGWNLTYMNIVIGILVIIYTFSGGTKAVNVTQKQQMFVIMSGMFITFFLILRFLPNDMTFSNALHIAGANSKMNIVSFSTDPEDKYTFWSGITGGFFLALAYFGTDQSQVGRYLSGKSVRESQMGLIMNGILKVPMQFFILLTGAMVFVFFQFNPVPLNFNPNNKITIEKSAYKSEYHALEKDLETLSEDKKVINLLYIDQLNQDFDNPILRKELVALSLKEKDLRDKAKEIILKADSNSETNDKDYVFFHFILNYLPKGLIGLLLAVIISAAMSSTASGLNALASTSAIDIYKRNQKEERTEKHYLNATKFFTLLWGIVAILFACIGTLFENLIQLVNIIGSIFYGTVLGIFLVGFYVKYVKSEAIFYSAVISQLTIFVIYYFTNSIYPSGKETLGYLWLNFIGAMLTILLSIIIQGLFFRKKEEIETKE, from the coding sequence ATGCAACTATTTGATTGGATTATACTTATTGTTACGCTCTTATTCATCGTTATTTATGGCGCTTGGAAAACCAAAGGGAGTAAAAATGTTCAAGATTTTATTTTGGGCGGTAACGAAACACCTTGGCATACCGTTGGATTATCTGTGATGGCAACTCAAGCTAGCGCGATTACATTTCTATCCACTCCAGGTCAAGCGTACCATGACGGAATGGGATTTCTACAATTCTATTTCGGATTGCCTATCGCCATGATTGTAATTTCGTTGACCTTTATTCCTATCTACCATAAATACAAAGTTTATACAGCTTACGAATACCTTGAAAAACGATTTGATTTAAAAACCCGTTCACTTGCGGCCTTACTATTCTTGTTTCAAAGAGGCTTAGGAACAGGATTGACAATTTATGCTCCAGCCATTATTTTATCGGCACTGTTAGGCTGGAATTTGACCTATATGAATATTGTGATAGGAATATTGGTCATCATTTACACCTTTTCAGGAGGAACAAAAGCGGTAAACGTAACGCAGAAACAACAAATGTTTGTGATTATGTCTGGGATGTTTATTACATTTTTCCTGATTCTTCGCTTTTTACCTAATGATATGACTTTTAGCAATGCCCTACATATTGCAGGAGCAAATTCAAAGATGAACATTGTTAGCTTTTCTACTGACCCTGAGGACAAATATACCTTTTGGAGTGGTATTACTGGTGGTTTTTTCTTGGCGCTAGCCTATTTTGGGACAGACCAATCACAAGTAGGACGTTATCTTTCAGGTAAATCCGTTCGGGAAAGTCAGATGGGATTGATTATGAATGGAATTCTAAAAGTTCCGATGCAATTTTTTATTCTATTAACAGGCGCCATGGTATTTGTCTTTTTCCAGTTCAATCCAGTGCCTCTGAATTTCAACCCGAATAACAAAATTACGATTGAAAAATCTGCCTATAAATCAGAATACCATGCCTTAGAAAAAGACCTAGAAACTTTATCTGAAGACAAAAAAGTTATCAATCTATTGTATATAGACCAGTTGAATCAAGATTTTGACAATCCAATCCTTCGAAAAGAGTTAGTCGCGCTATCCTTAAAAGAAAAAGATTTAAGAGACAAAGCCAAAGAGATTATTCTGAAAGCCGACAGCAATAGTGAAACAAACGACAAAGACTATGTGTTTTTCCACTTTATATTGAATTATCTGCCCAAAGGTTTGATTGGCTTATTGCTTGCTGTTATTATCTCAGCGGCTATGTCTTCGACTGCTTCAGGGCTTAATGCCTTGGCCTCAACGAGTGCCATTGACATTTATAAACGTAATCAAAAAGAAGAAAGAACCGAAAAGCATTATTTGAACGCTACTAAGTTCTTCACCTTATTATGGGGAATTGTTGCTATCCTTTTTGCTTGTATTGGAACTTTATTCGAAAACCTTATTCAGTTGGTTAACATCATTGGATCGATTTTCTATGGTACAGTTTTAGGGATATTCTTGGTTGGTTTTTATGTGAAATATGTAAAATCAGAAGCCATTTTCTATAGTGCTGTAATCAGTCAGTTGACGATTTTTGTTATTTATTATTTTACCAATAGTATTTATCCAAGCGGAAAAGAAACTTTAGGATATTTATGGCTGAATTTCATTGGAGCTATGCTTACGATACTATTATCTATTATTATACAAGGGCTATTCTTTCGTAAAAAAGAAGAAATAGAGACAAAAGAATAA
- a CDS encoding PIG-L family deacetylase has product MYKNRTTPLILLLFVLQFSWGQQPQKPNSAEIYNQIQKLNFLGSVLYIAAHPDDENTKLISYFSNEKKARTAYLSLTRGDGGQNLIGPELRELLGVIRTQELIEARKIDGGEQFFSRANDFGYSKTPKETLQIWDKNQVLADVIWTIRKFQPDVIINRFDHRTSGNTHGHHSASAILSVESFNLSNSTTVFPEQLQYVQPWQVKRQFFNPSYWFYGSQEKFNAADKSSFSALNTGVYYTTLGNSNQEIAALSRSCHQSQGFGTTGSRGDETEYLEQINGAPLKDKSNIFEGIDTSWNRVKGGKPIGELLSKIIAEYNFNNPSASVPHLIKVYQMLQSLDDSHWKTIKSEDIKNCILNCAGLYLEAVSSQQEVTPGSLLKVKIEATNRSTTSMELISLTTLPNKTTIPQNKVLANNQINKIELEIQLPKDIDYTQPYWLKESGSTGMYTVSNQQIIGIPDVIRETKIGFNIKINGFEIPIERTIVFKQNSPVKGEMYQFLDITPEVTTSILNNVSLFNSQKSKTIAVKVKSGIEEINGILKLELPENWLVSPKNIAFDIKKKGAEKIFYFDVTPPLENSEVYAKSIVQLNNKQYSSEQITIDYPHITKQQVLKSATAKFLKLDLKIGPQKIGYIMGAGDAIPESLLQMGYDVILLKPEEISTENLRPFDVIITGIRAYNVVEDLVGKQQILFNFVKEGKTMLVQYNTPSLLAGVQLAPYPLTISSDRVTEQDAEVRFLSPNHAILNYPNKITANDFKGWTQEQGLYYPNEYDPAFTPILSSNDADESPKNGSLLVASYGKGYYIYTGLSFFRELPEGVSGAYRLMSNIISLQNNAIETVQNKP; this is encoded by the coding sequence ATGTATAAAAACAGAACAACACCTCTTATATTGTTACTCTTTGTACTCCAATTTTCATGGGGACAACAACCTCAAAAACCAAATTCAGCAGAAATCTACAACCAAATTCAAAAGCTTAATTTCCTAGGCTCTGTCCTTTATATTGCAGCACATCCCGACGATGAAAACACAAAATTGATTTCCTATTTTTCCAATGAAAAAAAGGCAAGAACTGCTTACCTTTCGTTAACAAGAGGTGATGGCGGACAAAATTTAATTGGTCCCGAATTAAGAGAGCTATTGGGCGTAATTCGGACGCAAGAATTGATAGAAGCCCGTAAAATAGATGGTGGCGAACAGTTTTTCTCACGTGCCAATGATTTTGGCTACTCCAAAACACCTAAAGAAACACTTCAAATTTGGGACAAAAATCAAGTATTAGCAGATGTTATTTGGACTATTCGTAAATTTCAACCGGATGTGATTATTAATCGATTTGATCACCGCACTTCTGGAAATACACACGGGCACCACTCGGCTTCGGCTATCTTAAGTGTCGAAAGCTTTAACCTTTCTAATTCCACAACGGTTTTTCCTGAACAATTACAATATGTGCAACCTTGGCAAGTCAAAAGACAATTTTTCAATCCTTCATACTGGTTTTACGGTAGCCAAGAAAAATTTAATGCTGCCGACAAATCTTCTTTTTCCGCATTAAACACTGGCGTATATTATACAACTTTAGGCAACTCCAACCAAGAAATTGCTGCTTTAAGCCGAAGCTGTCATCAATCACAAGGCTTTGGAACTACAGGAAGTCGAGGTGATGAAACCGAATATTTAGAACAAATTAATGGAGCTCCTTTAAAAGACAAATCCAATATATTTGAAGGAATTGATACTAGCTGGAACAGAGTAAAAGGAGGAAAACCTATTGGGGAATTACTATCAAAAATTATTGCTGAATATAATTTCAATAATCCATCAGCAAGCGTGCCTCATTTAATCAAAGTATACCAAATGCTTCAATCATTGGATGATTCCCATTGGAAAACGATTAAATCAGAAGATATTAAAAACTGTATTTTAAATTGCGCCGGTTTATATCTCGAAGCAGTTTCAAGTCAACAAGAAGTAACTCCTGGAAGCCTTTTAAAAGTAAAAATTGAGGCCACTAATAGAAGTACAACTTCGATGGAACTAATCAGCTTAACTACTTTGCCAAACAAAACCACTATACCCCAAAACAAAGTATTAGCAAACAATCAAATCAATAAAATCGAACTTGAGATTCAACTACCCAAAGACATCGATTACACCCAACCTTATTGGCTTAAAGAATCTGGGAGTACTGGAATGTATACCGTTTCAAATCAACAAATCATTGGAATACCTGATGTTATTCGTGAAACAAAAATTGGTTTTAACATAAAAATAAATGGTTTCGAAATTCCGATTGAACGTACGATTGTTTTTAAGCAAAATAGTCCCGTTAAAGGTGAGATGTATCAATTTCTAGATATCACACCCGAAGTAACAACCAGTATCCTCAACAATGTTTCACTTTTTAACAGTCAAAAAAGTAAAACCATTGCTGTAAAAGTAAAATCTGGAATAGAAGAAATAAATGGAATTTTAAAATTAGAACTTCCAGAAAACTGGTTAGTAAGTCCAAAAAACATTGCTTTTGACATCAAGAAAAAGGGTGCTGAGAAAATATTTTATTTTGACGTAACCCCTCCACTTGAAAACTCCGAAGTATACGCAAAAAGCATTGTTCAACTCAATAACAAACAATATAGCAGCGAACAAATTACGATTGACTACCCTCATATTACCAAACAACAAGTTTTGAAATCGGCCACAGCCAAGTTTTTAAAATTAGACTTAAAAATTGGACCACAAAAAATTGGATACATTATGGGAGCTGGTGATGCTATACCCGAAAGTCTTCTCCAAATGGGCTATGATGTTATCCTCCTCAAACCTGAAGAAATCAGTACAGAGAACCTAAGACCTTTTGATGTAATTATCACTGGAATTCGCGCCTATAACGTGGTCGAGGATTTAGTTGGTAAACAACAAATACTATTCAATTTTGTAAAAGAAGGAAAAACCATGTTGGTACAATATAACACCCCTAGCCTATTAGCAGGTGTCCAATTAGCCCCATATCCATTGACAATTTCTAGCGACAGAGTAACGGAACAGGATGCGGAAGTTCGTTTTCTAAGCCCCAATCATGCTATTTTAAATTATCCAAACAAAATTACAGCAAATGATTTTAAAGGATGGACACAAGAACAAGGATTGTATTATCCTAATGAATATGACCCTGCTTTTACCCCAATCCTTTCATCGAATGATGCTGACGAGAGTCCGAAGAATGGTAGCTTATTAGTAGCTTCCTACGGTAAAGGTTATTATATTTATACAGGCTTGAGTTTTTTTAGGGAATTACCCGAAGGCGTTTCAGGTGCGTATCGCTTAATGTCAAATATTATATCGTTACAAAATAATGCCATTGAAACAGTCCAAAACAAACCTTAA
- a CDS encoding DNA polymerase III translates to MLIQWNKYAKKLGDKGYKIMESLLLINDPKLNGTQITIELPNEGSKLDFESEKIGLLGHLRGHLHNHDITVEVIVNEKMENKRSLNDQDRYNRLLEINPNIELLRNTFGLDLDA, encoded by the coding sequence ATGTTAATTCAGTGGAATAAATATGCTAAAAAATTAGGGGATAAAGGATATAAAATCATGGAATCACTTCTATTGATTAATGACCCCAAACTTAATGGCACTCAAATCACCATCGAACTACCAAATGAAGGTTCTAAATTAGATTTTGAAAGTGAAAAAATTGGCCTTTTAGGGCATTTGCGTGGTCATTTACACAATCACGATATTACTGTAGAAGTAATTGTAAATGAAAAAATGGAAAACAAAAGAAGCTTAAATGACCAAGACCGCTACAATAGATTACTTGAAATCAATCCTAATATTGAACTTTTAAGGAATACATTTGGTCTTGATTTGGATGCGTAA